A part of Entelurus aequoreus isolate RoL-2023_Sb linkage group LG03, RoL_Eaeq_v1.1, whole genome shotgun sequence genomic DNA contains:
- the atg2b gene encoding autophagy-related protein 2 homolog B isoform X1: MPWPFSESIKKRACRYLLHRYLGNFLQEKLSLDQLSLDLYQGTGSLAQVPLDKWSLNELLETADAPFEIIAGFIQTISLTVPWAALLQENCSLEVKGLEMVFRPRPRIASGTEPMYWSSFMTSSMQLAKECLSQKLTDDMGESFQPFEGLEKFAETIETVLRRVKVTFLNTMLRVEHIPENSKTGIALEIRINKIFYSDETGEESSSVNVHQPTTFAHKKLQMEGITIFWDEFSDVSRAGFKSSPPPTETEPKLSPSWNPKIIYEPHPQFTETLASAAPFQPVQVGSLCGKIELSLTLKNNLAMPGAKLDVAGHIDTLLILLSPRQVHLLLDLFGAFSSEGAREWPKDRKSRPMQQEDEYRLHMELNRCLKKDTAMAGAEADLFESQITQTVSSRDDVFFSMAADMDMSHSLSSLPPLGEPPTVDLDLSLNSNYSASPVESPSGNATALWDDCMDIPRQREKQTPGQSRESQLPQTLLRQTSHSSKTHGDESRPELVLSLTLGSLAVSVLHIDPLPPPDGSPSPRGPMAAHFFSMVGPGQLAPTAFLQSRPVFNQACPQDHLRFVGQGLKIIYEHCQGSTLRTFSTDVSLDQMELLECLFQSENVINGSQKDIQYTELLTFTTAARADTSLSTCFHLLYKQAERKGPQGGQVRLNTIPRKAEMQVELGHVRCELDISIVDRLNSVLQPQKLATTEMMASHMYTSYSKHVSLHKAFAEVFLDDSHTPSNCHVSLTVNTPVLGLAVRFPIPDLRSDQERGPWFKKSLQKEVMYLELADLEVKTEFRGGTTPDQTKMELTFRELIGRFQEEPDQALTRFLRVSHTMDGDITTSESVKFDWPRVVLQMNPTAVHSILERVTAEDDEGAEDRSLEEEEEDGAAHSLKDVCDFGKPKPSPFSSRRVMYENEEMVIPGDVAEMTEFQEKTTNNSRFVLELCFPNVQLALPSKTFYEKLHNRINNDLLLWEPTAPSPVETVESMPYGVGLSVASQLINTYTKDSFSQFRSTGPEEDTSGSEEENMHYYSPSSDRGFRSRKKKRPKAQSKSSQSLFSVIVSVNHGLVALQTNVKKEDKTLLKNKHGEFWLEVKNAVLFSVTQHEGFKDQHYVCFHTTNSSMYHQGLVDGSPSISDIKLPCRSHPHWLEPTIYQSESAPERSSNPSEGISLEARSMISVAVKISSQNAERSVKEFLVAVGVRGATVQHRVVPQNLGWYDQMVDFLNVSDEPVLGYAPPTSVSTLHLHLWSCSLDYRPFYLPLRSLLVVETFSISSSVSLDHSSSTLRIILDEAALFLSDKCNAVSVNLARDYVQVVDMGTLELRIIAVKPGVDGKLSEPRFELRCSSDVIHIRTCADSCAALMNLIQYIASYGDLLPPAELEVKPNGSTQRTKAEIPSGPVAQTPLLAETEQQMLQDLMSEAMEETDGQHTSGIQQNGAHEERNDDHDPPRSDLFLFPDESGNSNQDSSPTYPMLHSPLITPVPTLAQETDDFCILETPGSRTEDLDQEPIVKQLTTEPVQIRYNHFSQPLDRIDSSRGTFNFPVPEVRYLIKEISVVWHLYGGKDFGSLTFTASPARSRGATPHSSPSQTPVRQSRVSGRKGGGKGRNPDVLMEIQLSKVRFQHEVYPQDQMTSSSPADQPVSRQVFVVQDLEIRDRLASSQMNKFLYLYSSKEMPRKAHSNMLTVKALHMCPESGQAPQECCLRVSLMPLRLNIDQDALFFLKDFFTSLSTEVEFFSPPTQDVTVSMKKVSAPEISCSFSKHASTSQDPAPIICVPAQRRMSHNGFPTGVQEEASDSDATTSFSEQPIFFREFRFTSEVPIRLDYHGKHVSLEQGTFSGIIIGLTQLNCSELKLRQLCYRQGLLGVDKLVSHAINEWLADIKKNQLPGLLGGVGPIHSLVQLVQGFRDLVWLPIEQYRKDGRIVRGFQRGTASFGTSTAMAALELTNRMVRTIQAAAETAYDMVSPVANERDNKRIKRFSHYGLAHQPVDLREGVAKAYTVVKEGITDTALTIYDTATREHEQRGMTGAVGGVLRQLPPAVVKPLIMATEATSNVLGGMRNQIHPDARQEESQKWRQGEE, translated from the exons ATGCCTTGGCCATTTTCAGAGTCAATTAAAAAGCGGGCATGCAGGTACCTCTTGCACCGGTACCTTGGCAACTTTCTTCAAGAAAAACTGAGTTTGGATCAGCTCAGTTTAGATCTATATCAAGGCACGGGATCACTGGCACAAGTGCCACTGGATAAATGG TCTCTAAATGAGCTCCTAGAGACAGCAGATGCTCCCTTTGAGATCATAGCAGGATTCATTCAGACTATTTCACTAACCGTCCCGTGGGCGGCCTTGCTACAGGAAAACTGCTCTCTCGAGGTCAAAGGTTTGGAAATGGTGTTTAGACCAAGGCCAAGAATAG CGTCTGGCACTGAGCCCATGTACTGGTCCAGCTTCATGACGAGCAGCATGCAACTGGCTAAAGAATGTCTGAGCCAGAAACTCACAGATGATATGGGAGAGAGCTTTCAGCCATTTGAAGGACTGGAAAAGTTTGCAGAAACTATAGAAACAG TTCTGAGAAGAgtgaaagtgacatttttgaatacaatgctgaGGGTTGAACACATTCCAGAAAATTCCAAAACTGGAATTGCTCTTGAGATTCGGATCAACAA GATTTTTTATTCTGATGAAACAGGAGAGGAAAGCTCAAGTGTGAATGTGCATCAGCCGACCACATTCGCTCATAAAAAGCTACAGATGGAAGGCATCACCATATTTTGGGATGAATTCTCAGATGTTTCTCGAGCTGGTTTTAAATCTTCACCCCCTCCTACG GAGACTGAGCCAAAACTCTCACCTAGCTGGAATCCCAAAATCATTTACGAGCCTCATCCACAGTTCACCGAGACATTGGCCTCTGCTGCGCCCTTTCAACCTGTGCAAGTTGGGAGTCTCTGCGGTAAAATTGAGCTGTCccttacattaaaaaacaacctAGCCATGCCTGGAGCAAAG CTGGATGTCGCAGGTCACATCGATACactgcttattctactgtcaccGCGCCAAGTTCATTTACTTCTGGACCTGTTTGGAGCTTTTTCCAGTGAAG GTGCACGAGAATGGCCCAAGGACAGAAAGAGTCGACCCATGCAGCAAGAGGATGAGTACCGACTCCATATGGAACTAAACCGCTGTCTGAAGAAGGACACGGCTATGGCTGGAGCGGAGGCCGACCTCTTTGAGAGCCAGATCACTCAAACTGTGTCCAGTCGAG ATGATGTTTTCTTCTCCATGGCTGCTGACATGGACATGTCCCACAGTTTGTCATCCCTCCCCCCACTGGGAGAACCTCCCACTGTGGATTTGGACTTGTCGCTCAATAGCAACTACTCTGCATCCCCGGTAGAATCCCCATCAGGAAACGCAACT GCTTTGTGGGATGATTGTATGGACATACCACGACAGAGAGAAAAGCAGACCCCTGGACAGTCACGAGAGTCCCAACTCCCTCAAACGTTGTTACGACAAACTt CACATTCATCCAAAACCCACGGGGACGAGTCCAGGCCAGAGTTGGTGTTGAGCCTGACACTTGGTAGTCTGGCTGTCTCAGTCCTCCACATAGACCCTCTGCCACCACCAGATGGTTCCCCCAGTCCTCGGGGCCCTATGGCTGCACACTTCTTCAGCATGGTGGGCCCTGGCCAGCTTGCTCCCACCGCCTTCCTTCAGTCTCGACCAGTCTTTAATCAGGCCTGTCCTCAAGACCACCTCAG GTTTGTGGGCCAGGGTCTGAAGATCATCTACGAACACTGTCAGGGATCCACCCTGCGGACTTTCAGCACTGATGTCTCCCTTGACCAAATGGAGTTGCTGGAGTGTCTATTCCAGTCAGAGAATGTCATTAATGGCTCTCAGAAAGACATTCAGTACACTGAG CTTCTGACGTTTACCACTGCAGCCAGGGCCGACACATCGCTTAGCACATGCTTTCACCTGCTATACAAACAGGCCGAGCGCAAAGGCCCCCAG GGTGGCCAGGTGCGCCTTAACACCATCCCCAGAAAAGCTGAGATGCAGGTGGAGCTTGGCCACGTGCGCTGCGAGCTCGACATCAGCATTGTGGACCGTCTTAACTCTGTACTTCAACCTCAGAAGCTGGCCACCACCGAGATGATGGCTTCACATATGTACACATCCTACAGTAAACATGTCAGCTTG CATAAGGCCTTTGCAGAGGTTTTTCTGGATGACAGCCACACCCCGTCTAACTGCCACGTGTCACTGACCGTTAATACCCCGGTATTAGGACTGGCAGTCCGCTTTCCCATTCCCGATCTGCGCTCAGATCAGGAAAGGGGTCCTTGGTTCAAAAAGTCTTTGCAGAAAGAAGTAATGTACCTGGAGCTGGCAGACCTGGAAGTTAAAACAGAATTCAGAGGTGGCACCACTCCAGATCAAACTAAGATGGAGCTCACCTTTAGGGAGCTTATTG GCAGGTttcaagaggagccagatcaaGCGCTTACCCGCTTCCTCAGGGTGTCCCACACCATGGACGGAGACATTACAACATCCGAAAGTGTGAAATTTGATTGGCCGCG TGTTGTTTTACAAATGAACCCCACTGCGGTCCACTCAATCCTTGAGCGTGTGACAGCCGAAGATGACGAAGGGGCTGAGGACCGCTCActtgaggaggaagaggaggatgggGCTGCTCACTCACTAAAGGATGTGTGTGACTTTGGAAAACCAAAACCATCGCCCTTTTCTTCCCGACGGGTTATGTATGAGAATGAAGAG ATGGTCATACCCGGTGATGTTGCTGAGATGACAGAATTCCAAGAGAAAACCACAAACAATTCACGTTTTGTTCTTGAACTATGTTTTCCCAATGTGCAATTGGCTCTACCCAGCAAAACATTTTATGAAAAACTACACAacag AATAAACAATGATCTTCTATTGTGGGAGCCTACTGCTCCTTCCCCTGTGGAGACTGTGGAAAGTATGCCATATGGTGTTGGACTGTCTGTGGCCAGTCAGTTGATTAATACTTACACTAAAGACAGCTTTAGCCAGTTCCGCTCTACAGGACCTGAGG AGGATACCAGTGGTTCAGAGGAAGAAAACATGCACTATTACTCTCCTTCTTCTGACCGGGGCTTCAGGTCTCGCAAAAAGAAAAGGCCCAAAGCTCAGAGCAAAAGCTCCCAGAGCCTCTTCTCGGTCATCGTCAGTGTCAATCATGGCCTGGTAGCTCTTCAAACGAACGTCAAG AAGGAGGATAAAACACTACTGAAAAACAAACATGGAGAATTCTGGCTCGAGGTGAAAAACGCAGTGCTGTTCAGTGTTACACAGCATGAGGGCTTTAAAGACCAGCACTATGTCTGCTTCCACACTACTAATAGCTCCATGTATCACCAAG GTCTTGTAGATGGAAGCCCTTCCATATCAGAcataaagctgccatgcaggtcaCATCCACATTGGCTGGAACCAACCATCTATCAATCAGAATCGGCTCCTGAGAGATCCTCCAATCCCTCAGAAGGTATTAGTTTGGAGGCCCGCAGTATGATCTCTGTCGCTGTCAAGATCTCCTCACAGAATGCCGAGCGCAGTGTTAAG GAATTCTTGGTTGCTGTCGGAGTGAGAGGAGCAACAGTTCAGCACAGAGTTGTCCCTCAGAACCTGGGCTGGTATGATCAG ATGGTTGACTTTTTGAATGTTTCCGATGAGCCTGTGTTGGGTTATGCTCCTCCCACATCTGTCAGCACCTTACATCTACATTTATGGAGCTGCTCGCTAGACTACAG ACCTTTTTACTTACCTCTCAGATCGCTGCTTGTTGTGGAAACATTTAGCATCTCCAGCAGCGTGTCTTTAGACCACTCCTCCTCAACTCTCAG GATCATTTTGGATGAAGCAGCCCTGTTCCTCTCAGACAAGTGTAACGCTGTCTCTGTCAATTTAGCACGTG ACTATGTCCAAGTGGTAGACATGGGAACTCTGGAGCTCAGGATCATAGCCGTGAAACCTGGCGTGGATGGAAAATTG TCCGAACCAAGATTTGAGCTTCGATGTTCAAGTGATGTTATCCACATCAGAACATGTGCTGACTCCTGTGCTGCTCTCATGAACCTCATCCAGTACATAGCCAGCTATGGTGATTTGCTTCCTCCTGCAGAACTAGAGGTCAAGCCAAACGGCTCCACACAAAGAACCAAG gcagagATTCCTAGCGGACCTGTTGCTCAAACCCCGTTGCTGGCCGAGACAGAGCAACAGATGTTGCAGGATCTGATGAGCGAAGCGATGGAGGAGACCGATGGCCAGCACACATCAGGGATTCAACAGAATG GAGCGCATGAGGAGAGGAACGATGATCACGACCCCCCTCGCTCCGACTTGTTCCTGTTCCCAGATGAGAGTGGCAATTCAAACCAGGATTCAAGCCCTACTTATCCCATGCTCCACTCTCCTCTCATCACTCCTGTCCCAACCCTGGCACAGGAGACCGACGACTTCTGTATTTTGGAGACGCCCGGCTCGAGGACAGAG GACCTTGATCAAGAACCAATAGTAAAGCAGCTCACCACTGAGCCAGTGCAAATCAGATACAATCACTTCAGTCAACCTCTGGACAGGATTGACTCCAGTCGCGGCACCTTCAATTTCCCCGTCCCTGAGGTGCGCTACCTAATTAAGGAGATTTCTGTCGTGTGGCACCTTTATGGCGGCAAAGATTTTGGCAGTCTGACATTCACAGCTTCTCCCGCAAGGAGCCGAGG TGCTACTCCCCACAGCTCCCCTTCTCAAACTCCGGTTCGACAGTCTAGAGTTTCAGGACGCAAAGGAGGTGGAAAAGGAAGGAACCCTGATGTCCTGATGGAGATCCAACTCAGCAAA GTAAGATTTCAGCATGAGGTGTACCCACAAGATCAGATGACCTCAAGCTCACCGGCGGACCAGCCAGTGTCACGACAGGTGTTTGTTGTTCAGGACTTGGAGATCAGAGACAGACTGGCAAGCTCCCAGATGAACAAGTTCCTCTACCTGTACTCTAGCAAGGAAATGCCCCGCAAGGCTCATTCTAACATG TTAACAGTAAAAGCACTGCATATGTGCCCCGAGTCTGGCCAGGCTCCACAGGAGTGCTGCTTGCGTGTTTCCCTGATGCCTCTCCGCCTCAATATTGATCAG GATGCACTCTTCTTCCTGAAAGACTTCTTCACAAGTCTTTCTACAGAAGTTGAGTTTTTCTCTCCCCCTACTCAAGATG TAACAGTGTCCATGAAGAAAGTGTCCGCTCCAGAGATCTCATGCAGCTTCTCCAAGCATGCTAGCACCAGCCAGGACCCAGCACCCATCATCTGTGTGCCCGCTCAGAGACGCATGAGCCACAATGGTTTTCCCACGGGTGTACAGGAGGAGGCCAGTGACAGTGACGCCACAACTTCTTTCTCAGAACAGCCCATCTTTTTTAG GGAGTTCAGATTTACTTCTGAGGTTCCAATTCGCTTGGATTATCATGGAAAACATGTTTCACTGGAGCAG GGAACATTTTCAGGGATCATTATTGGGTTGACGCAGTTGAATTGTTCAGAGCTCAAGCTGAGACAGTTGTGCTACAGACAAGG TTTATTGGGCGTGGATAAGCTTGTTTCCCATGCAATTAATGAGTGGCTAGCCGACATAAAGAAAAACCAGCTTCCAGGCCTGCTGGGTGGTGTGGGGCCCATTCACTCGCTGGTCCAGCTGG TTCAGGGATTCCGAGACTTGGTGTGGCTCCCGATTGAGCAGTACAGGAAGGATGGTCGCATCGTGCGTGGGTTTCAGCGTGGCACTGCCTCTTTCGGAACTTCCACGGCGATGGCTGCCCTGGAGCTTACCAACAGGATGGTGCGGACCATTCAG GCGGCAGCTGAGACGGCCTATGACATGGTGTCTCCGGTGGCAAATGAGAGAGACAACAAAAGGATAAAACGGTtttcccactatggactggctcaTCAGCCTGTTGACCTGAGAGAAGGCGTAGCCAAAGCCTATACAGTTGTGAAAGAG